The window GATCGGCACGGCGTTCATGCGCGAGTACCTGCTGCCGTTCGAGATTGCATCGGTGCTGCTGCTGGTCGCGCTGATCGGCGCGATCGTGATCGCCTTTGAGGAACGTGCCGCGCGCCGGCGGGTGCTGACGCTAGCCGAAGAGGTCGATCTGCGGCGCCAGCGCGGCGAGGCGCTGCGCCCGGCCGCCAGCCCGGCCACACCCGAGGCACCCAGCACCGGCAATGCGCCAAGCCAGCCGTAGCGTGGTTTGGGATTGTGGCCAGGTGCCGCAGCGCGCTGATATGCCGGCACAAGGTTGAGCTATGTCGAGCGATAAACTCTTAACTTCCTGGATCGAAGGTGTTCTATGAATATGGTTGAGGCTGTGCCTTTGCCCTGGGTGCTGACGGTCGCGGCCGGACTGTTCTGCATCGGCCTGTTCGGCGCGCTATCGCGGCGCAACACCGTCGGCATTCTGCTGGGTGTCGAACTGATGCTCAATGCGGTGAACCTGAACCTGATCGCCTTCTGGCGCTACCTCGAGCCAAACCTAGTGGCCGGGCAGGTATTTGCGCTATTCATCATCACGGTGGCGGCAGCCGAGGCTGCGGTGGGCCTGGCGATGATTATCGCGATCTACCGCTCACGGCTGACCGTAAACGCCGATGAGGTCGATACCTTGAAGGGCTAGAGGCCTTTTTGGCAAGATGACACAATGACACGATGACAAAGCGCAACCGGGTTGCATATGCATCTTGTCAGCCTTTCATCTTGTCATCTTGTCAGACATTGAGGTTGCGATGGGCTTTTTCCTTCAGAATGCGTGGCTGATACCGCTGTTTCCACTGCTGGGGTTCACGATCATTACACTGACGCCGGTGCGTATGAGCAAGACGCTCAGCGGCTGGATCGCGATCGGCCTGATGGTGGCGGCAACCGTGGTGGCACTGGGCGTTGGCGCCGAGGTGTACCAGGGCGTGCATGTGAACGCCGAAGGCACCGCCGGGGTGATCGCGGCCGGCGAGGCGCACGCCGCCGAAGCGGCGGCTGCGGGTGAAGAGCACGGCTTTGCGTTCCCCGAGGCGAATATCGTGCGCACACTGCGCTGGGCGCCGGCCGGTGGCGATAGCGCCTTCACGATGGGCTACTATATCGACCCGGCGGTGGCCGCGATGCTGGTGAT of the Candidatus Kouleothrix ribensis genome contains:
- the nuoK gene encoding NADH-quinone oxidoreductase subunit NuoK yields the protein MVEAVPLPWVLTVAAGLFCIGLFGALSRRNTVGILLGVELMLNAVNLNLIAFWRYLEPNLVAGQVFALFIITVAAAEAAVGLAMIIAIYRSRLTVNADEVDTLKG